The following is a genomic window from Candidatus Micrarchaeia archaeon.
GTTCAACCCATTTATTCTTTATGTGCTGTAGCCCCTCTCACTTAGTTCCCTTCTTATGAAAAAATCTGCATTTTCCAATGCCTTGAGAAGTTTGTCAACATCCTTCTCCCTGAATTCGTCCCCGGTATAATCGGCTGCGTTTTTCATGCCTATGAATCGCAGATATTCTCTCTTAACGTCCTCCTTGGTCTTGGCTCGCACAGGATCCCTTACCTGCACCTTGCTGAAAGTATCTATCGTTTCCTTATGATTGGGGCTTGAACTTTTTATCCCAAGGTCCGCTATGTTCAATGCATCCAGGTATAGAATAAAGGCCTTTATTGCGAGGCTGAACGCCTGGGAATAAAACCCCTGTTCCTTGAGCATCTCAGCCGCCATTTTATCTTCCTTCGCCTTCCTGTAGTAGGCTCTGCATTCTCCCCTATCCACCCTCACTTCAGACATGCATTCACCATAAGCGTATTTTGCCCTCTTCCTTCTTCATCCAGGGATTCTTTTCTGCCCCTGCCGATGAAACTACGGAAACAGAAAGAAGCGCGTTGAATTTTTCGTATACTTCGTTGTGCATCCTGGCTGCCTGCTCCTGCGCCAGGCTCTTGCCCTTCGCATCCCTTGTGATTATCAGCACATCCACATCGCTTTTGCCGCTTTCGTGACCTGTTGCCACCGAACCGATGAGGTAGGCATGCGATGCCACTGCAGTTTCTCCGAATCCGCGCCTCAGCGTCTCCATGAGGTAATCAAGCGGCATCCGAGGCTTTTGGAAGAATTCGCGTAGGGTGAGTATCGCATCGTATGCATAGCTTTGGCGCCTGAGCGACCAGACATAAGAATTCCCCATTTTATTCCTTTCTATTAAGTTCAAATCGCCCAGTTGTCTGAGCGCCTTGTTCACTGCAGGCTGCGAAAATCCCACCCTTTGGGCAAGCTCGTTTTCGCTTACCTGTCTCCCGTCGGTGAGCAGGAAGCCCATTATCTTGACTTTTGCCGGAGAACCCAATATC
Proteins encoded in this region:
- a CDS encoding winged helix-turn-helix transcriptional regulator encodes the protein MKFGTDLQLAILGSPAKVKIMGFLLTDGRQVSENELAQRVGFSQPAVNKALRQLGDLNLIERNKMGNSYVWSLRRQSYAYDAILTLREFFQKPRMPLDYLMETLRRGFGETAVASHAYLIGSVATGHESGKSDVDVLIITRDAKGKSLAQEQAARMHNEVYEKFNALLSVSVVSSAGAEKNPWMKKEEGKIRLW